From Xiphophorus couchianus chromosome 23, X_couchianus-1.0, whole genome shotgun sequence, one genomic window encodes:
- the bend4 gene encoding BEN domain-containing protein 4 isoform X2: protein MEGEMQPADEGPCAPKMCRQQRGPYSTLKPFQSKRSAGKSRFDRSAALELPVFGDGHPFTFHPEQPHSFQQQHQQRLHHLHQSSVAISSSQQHHPLPQQQHHRLPCEARPSSRVPTSTSAATASLGSQRRSGSGSEPRFSPDCTYGISTENRLILDAFAQQCSRVLNLLNNGRLLEPPSSSLNSNIKLEDGRGDAQGLHCSSQGKLKPPESSSTTDPEDEAQQSHSNQHQTSAVLRIFTDSLQSYLLSGPQNHLAAGLEGEQCAPAERGLDVSPSRHNLGGWGSPAPSESYGHPSSTLPEEEEEEESCCPRCLELEQEVLCLQQENEELRNKLENIPVPCQNTLDYFKAVLEFHNQLAQQMPEEQLTECDNMELKDVSLQEEEQTVFEGSKQLLENYPLFITNKQWDEAVNSSKKDGRRLLRYLIRYVFTTDELKFSCGLGKRKRSVHSGDPGLERRPLNPVKVSCLREFIRMHCASNPDWWMPSEEQINKVFSDAVGHARQGRAVGTFLGSSGSSTSSLYMDGFEGHLSQDELFLKGCQNGQSD from the exons ATGGAGGGAGAGATGCAGCCCGCGGATGAAGGGCCCTGCGCCCCGAAGATGTGCCGACAGCAGCGGGGTCCGTACAGCACCCTGAAGCCCTTCCAGAGCAAGCGCTCCGCGGGGAAGTCGCGCTTTGATCGGTCCGCTGCTTTGGAGCTGCCTGTGTTTGGCGACGGGCATCCCTTCACTTTCCATCCCGAGCAGCCTCATTctttccagcagcagcatcagcagcgcCTGCACCACCTCCACCAAAGCAGCGTCGCtatcagcagcagccagcagcatCACCCGCTGCCTCAGCAACAGCACCACCGTCTCCCATGTGAGGCCAGGCCCAGCAGCAGGGTCCCGACATCCACCTCAGCGGCCACGGCATCCCTCGGCTCCCAGCGGCGCTCCGGCAGCGGTTCGGAGCCCCGGTTCTCCCCGGACTGCACCTACGGAATCAGCACAG AGAACCGTCTCATCCTAGATGCCTTCGCCCAGCAATGCAGCCGAGTCCTCAACCTTCTCAACAATGGCCGTCTCCTGGAGCCTCCGTCTTCCTCCCTCAACTCTAACATCAAGCTGGAAGACGGGCGAGGGGACGCTCAGGGTCTTCACTGCTCCTCTCAGGGGAAGCTGAAACCCCCGGAGAGCTCCTCCACCACCGACCCCGAGGACGAGGCCCAGCAAAGCCATTCCAACCAGCACCAGACCTCTGCCGTCCTCCGCATCTTCACGGACTCCCTGCAGAGCTACCTGCTCTCTGGGCCTCAGAATCACCTGGCTGCAGGTCTCGAAGGGGAGCAGTGTGCTCCCGCCGAGCGCGGTTTAGACGTGTCTCCGTCGAGACACAACCTGGGAGGATGGGGGTCCCCGGCTCCGTCAGAGTCGTATGGACACCCTTCATCCACGCTGccggaggaggaagaggaggaggagagctgcTGCCCCCGCTGCCTGGAGCTGGAGCAGGAGGTGCTGTGTCTGCAGCAGGAGAACGAGGAGCTGCGTAACAAACTGGAGAACATTCCAG TTCCCTGCCAAAATACTCTGGACTACTTCAAGGCTGTCCTTGAATTTCACAACCAGCTGGCCCAGCAAATGCCAGAGGAGCAGCTCACTGAG TGTGACAATATGGAATTAAAAGATGTATCTCTACAGGAGGAAGAACAAACCGTCTTTGAG GggagcaaacagctgctggagAACTACCCGCTCTTCATCACCAACAAGCAGTGGGACGAAGCCGTCAACTCCTCCAAGAAAGATGGCCGACGGCTCCTGCGATACCTGATCCGCTATGTTTTCACCACGGATGAACTCAAGTTCTCCTGCGGTTTGGGGAAGAGGAAGCGCTCGGTGCACTCAGGAGACCCGGGCCTGGAGAGACGGCCGCTCAACCCAGTCAAAGTCAGCTGCCTCAGAG AGTTTATCCGGATGCACTGTGCCTCAAACCCAGACTGGTGGATGCCCTCAGAGGAGCAGATCAACAAAGTGTTCAGCGACGCCGTCGGCCACGCCCGCCAGGGCCGGGCGGTAGGTACGTTCCTGGgtagcagcggcagcagcaccagcagcctCTACATGGACGGCTTCGAAGGACATCTGTCGCAGGATGAGCTGTTTCTGAAAGGCTGCCAGAACGGCCAGTCGGACTGA
- the shisa3 gene encoding protein shisa-3 homolog has translation MVRLWNCLLLGYLTWNLRISDAQGEYCHGWLDSNGNYHEGFQCPEDFDTTDATVCCGSCALRYCCAAADVRLDQGVCTNDREVDNTEFAPQPIYVPFLMVGSIFIAFVIVGSLVAVYCCTCLRPKQPTQQPIRFSLRSCQGETIPMILTTAPPSLRAPSRQSSTATTSSSSAGGGSSTRRFSLGGPAQQQHGCLVTATVSSSASTPTQTPQTLLPPPPPPPYTSPPITGALQHPQLQLHQPSHPAQSTSFLLPQQYFFPLQPDAFTATKGFADFGQS, from the exons ATGGTGCGCCTCTGGAACTGCCTGCTGCTGGGATATCTGACCTGGAACCTGCGCATATCGGACGCTCAGGGGGAGTACTGCCACGGCTGGCTGGACTCTAACGGGAACTACCATGAGGGCTTTCAGTGTCCGGAAGACTTTGACACTACGGACGCGACCGTGTGCTGCGGCTCCTGCGCGCTGCGCTACTGCTGCGCGGCCGCGGACGTACGCCTGGACCAGGGGGTCTGCACCAACGACAGGGAGGTGGACAACACGGAGTTTGCCCCGC aGCCCATCTATGTTCCTTTCCTCATGGTGGGAAGCATCTTCATAGCCTTCGTCATCGTTGGCTCCCTGGTGGCGGTCTACTGTTGCACCTGCCTGCGGCCCAAGCAGCCCACCCAGCAGCCCATCCGCTTCTCTCTGCGCAGCTGCCAGGGGGAGACCATCCCCATGATCCTGACCACGGCCCCGCCCAGCCTGCGCGCCCCGTCTCGGCAGTCCAGCACGGCCACCACCAGCTCCAGCTCAGCGGGTGGGGGCAGCTCCACGCGGAGGTTTTCTCTGGGGGGTCCGGCCCAGCAGCAGCACGGCTGCCTTGTGACTGCCACCGTCTCCTCCTCAGCCTCCACTCCCACTCAGACCCCACAGACTCTACtacctcctccaccacctccgCCCTACACATCACCGCCCATAACAGGAGCTCTCCAGCACCCACAGCTGCAGCTCCACCAACCCTCTCACCCCGCTCAGAGCACCAGCTTCCTGCTTCCCCAGCAGTACTTCTTCCCCCTGCAGCCCGACGCCTTCACAGCAACCAAGGGCTTTGCTGACTTTGGACAGAGCTGA
- the bend4 gene encoding BEN domain-containing protein 4 isoform X1 codes for MEGEMQPADEGPCAPKMCRQQRGPYSTLKPFQSKRSAGKSRFDRSAALELPVFGDGHPFTFHPEQPHSFQQQHQQRLHHLHQSSVAISSSQQHHPLPQQQHHRLPCEARPSSRVPTSTSAATASLGSQRRSGSGSEPRFSPDCTYGISTENRLILDAFAQQCSRVLNLLNNGRLLEPPSSSLNSNIKLEDGRGDAQGLHCSSQGKLKPPESSSTTDPEDEAQQSHSNQHQTSAVLRIFTDSLQSYLLSGPQNHLAAGLEGEQCAPAERGLDVSPSRHNLGGWGSPAPSESYGHPSSTLPEEEEEEESCCPRCLELEQEVLCLQQENEELRNKLENIPVPCQNTLDYFKAVLEFHNQLAQQMPEEQLTEQCDNMELKDVSLQEEEQTVFEGSKQLLENYPLFITNKQWDEAVNSSKKDGRRLLRYLIRYVFTTDELKFSCGLGKRKRSVHSGDPGLERRPLNPVKVSCLREFIRMHCASNPDWWMPSEEQINKVFSDAVGHARQGRAVGTFLGSSGSSTSSLYMDGFEGHLSQDELFLKGCQNGQSD; via the exons ATGGAGGGAGAGATGCAGCCCGCGGATGAAGGGCCCTGCGCCCCGAAGATGTGCCGACAGCAGCGGGGTCCGTACAGCACCCTGAAGCCCTTCCAGAGCAAGCGCTCCGCGGGGAAGTCGCGCTTTGATCGGTCCGCTGCTTTGGAGCTGCCTGTGTTTGGCGACGGGCATCCCTTCACTTTCCATCCCGAGCAGCCTCATTctttccagcagcagcatcagcagcgcCTGCACCACCTCCACCAAAGCAGCGTCGCtatcagcagcagccagcagcatCACCCGCTGCCTCAGCAACAGCACCACCGTCTCCCATGTGAGGCCAGGCCCAGCAGCAGGGTCCCGACATCCACCTCAGCGGCCACGGCATCCCTCGGCTCCCAGCGGCGCTCCGGCAGCGGTTCGGAGCCCCGGTTCTCCCCGGACTGCACCTACGGAATCAGCACAG AGAACCGTCTCATCCTAGATGCCTTCGCCCAGCAATGCAGCCGAGTCCTCAACCTTCTCAACAATGGCCGTCTCCTGGAGCCTCCGTCTTCCTCCCTCAACTCTAACATCAAGCTGGAAGACGGGCGAGGGGACGCTCAGGGTCTTCACTGCTCCTCTCAGGGGAAGCTGAAACCCCCGGAGAGCTCCTCCACCACCGACCCCGAGGACGAGGCCCAGCAAAGCCATTCCAACCAGCACCAGACCTCTGCCGTCCTCCGCATCTTCACGGACTCCCTGCAGAGCTACCTGCTCTCTGGGCCTCAGAATCACCTGGCTGCAGGTCTCGAAGGGGAGCAGTGTGCTCCCGCCGAGCGCGGTTTAGACGTGTCTCCGTCGAGACACAACCTGGGAGGATGGGGGTCCCCGGCTCCGTCAGAGTCGTATGGACACCCTTCATCCACGCTGccggaggaggaagaggaggaggagagctgcTGCCCCCGCTGCCTGGAGCTGGAGCAGGAGGTGCTGTGTCTGCAGCAGGAGAACGAGGAGCTGCGTAACAAACTGGAGAACATTCCAG TTCCCTGCCAAAATACTCTGGACTACTTCAAGGCTGTCCTTGAATTTCACAACCAGCTGGCCCAGCAAATGCCAGAGGAGCAGCTCACTGAG CAGTGTGACAATATGGAATTAAAAGATGTATCTCTACAGGAGGAAGAACAAACCGTCTTTGAG GggagcaaacagctgctggagAACTACCCGCTCTTCATCACCAACAAGCAGTGGGACGAAGCCGTCAACTCCTCCAAGAAAGATGGCCGACGGCTCCTGCGATACCTGATCCGCTATGTTTTCACCACGGATGAACTCAAGTTCTCCTGCGGTTTGGGGAAGAGGAAGCGCTCGGTGCACTCAGGAGACCCGGGCCTGGAGAGACGGCCGCTCAACCCAGTCAAAGTCAGCTGCCTCAGAG AGTTTATCCGGATGCACTGTGCCTCAAACCCAGACTGGTGGATGCCCTCAGAGGAGCAGATCAACAAAGTGTTCAGCGACGCCGTCGGCCACGCCCGCCAGGGCCGGGCGGTAGGTACGTTCCTGGgtagcagcggcagcagcaccagcagcctCTACATGGACGGCTTCGAAGGACATCTGTCGCAGGATGAGCTGTTTCTGAAAGGCTGCCAGAACGGCCAGTCGGACTGA
- the bend4 gene encoding BEN domain-containing protein 4 isoform X3, producing MEGEMQPADEGPCAPKMCRQQRGPYSTLKPFQSKRSAGKSRFDRSAALELPVFGDGHPFTFHPEQPHSFQQQHQQRLHHLHQSSVAISSSQQHHPLPQQQHHRLPCEARPSSRVPTSTSAATASLGSQRRSGSGSEPRFSPDCTYGISTENRLILDAFAQQCSRVLNLLNNGRLLEPPSSSLNSNIKLEDGRGDAQGLHCSSQGKLKPPESSSTTDPEDEAQQSHSNQHQTSAVLRIFTDSLQSYLLSGPQNHLAAGLEGEQCAPAERGLDVSPSRHNLGGWGSPAPSESYGHPSSTLPEEEEEEESCCPRCLELEQEVLCLQQENEELRNKLENIPVPCQNTLDYFKAVLEFHNQLAQQMPEEQLTEEEEQTVFEGSKQLLENYPLFITNKQWDEAVNSSKKDGRRLLRYLIRYVFTTDELKFSCGLGKRKRSVHSGDPGLERRPLNPVKVSCLREFIRMHCASNPDWWMPSEEQINKVFSDAVGHARQGRAVGTFLGSSGSSTSSLYMDGFEGHLSQDELFLKGCQNGQSD from the exons ATGGAGGGAGAGATGCAGCCCGCGGATGAAGGGCCCTGCGCCCCGAAGATGTGCCGACAGCAGCGGGGTCCGTACAGCACCCTGAAGCCCTTCCAGAGCAAGCGCTCCGCGGGGAAGTCGCGCTTTGATCGGTCCGCTGCTTTGGAGCTGCCTGTGTTTGGCGACGGGCATCCCTTCACTTTCCATCCCGAGCAGCCTCATTctttccagcagcagcatcagcagcgcCTGCACCACCTCCACCAAAGCAGCGTCGCtatcagcagcagccagcagcatCACCCGCTGCCTCAGCAACAGCACCACCGTCTCCCATGTGAGGCCAGGCCCAGCAGCAGGGTCCCGACATCCACCTCAGCGGCCACGGCATCCCTCGGCTCCCAGCGGCGCTCCGGCAGCGGTTCGGAGCCCCGGTTCTCCCCGGACTGCACCTACGGAATCAGCACAG AGAACCGTCTCATCCTAGATGCCTTCGCCCAGCAATGCAGCCGAGTCCTCAACCTTCTCAACAATGGCCGTCTCCTGGAGCCTCCGTCTTCCTCCCTCAACTCTAACATCAAGCTGGAAGACGGGCGAGGGGACGCTCAGGGTCTTCACTGCTCCTCTCAGGGGAAGCTGAAACCCCCGGAGAGCTCCTCCACCACCGACCCCGAGGACGAGGCCCAGCAAAGCCATTCCAACCAGCACCAGACCTCTGCCGTCCTCCGCATCTTCACGGACTCCCTGCAGAGCTACCTGCTCTCTGGGCCTCAGAATCACCTGGCTGCAGGTCTCGAAGGGGAGCAGTGTGCTCCCGCCGAGCGCGGTTTAGACGTGTCTCCGTCGAGACACAACCTGGGAGGATGGGGGTCCCCGGCTCCGTCAGAGTCGTATGGACACCCTTCATCCACGCTGccggaggaggaagaggaggaggagagctgcTGCCCCCGCTGCCTGGAGCTGGAGCAGGAGGTGCTGTGTCTGCAGCAGGAGAACGAGGAGCTGCGTAACAAACTGGAGAACATTCCAG TTCCCTGCCAAAATACTCTGGACTACTTCAAGGCTGTCCTTGAATTTCACAACCAGCTGGCCCAGCAAATGCCAGAGGAGCAGCTCACTGAG GAGGAAGAACAAACCGTCTTTGAG GggagcaaacagctgctggagAACTACCCGCTCTTCATCACCAACAAGCAGTGGGACGAAGCCGTCAACTCCTCCAAGAAAGATGGCCGACGGCTCCTGCGATACCTGATCCGCTATGTTTTCACCACGGATGAACTCAAGTTCTCCTGCGGTTTGGGGAAGAGGAAGCGCTCGGTGCACTCAGGAGACCCGGGCCTGGAGAGACGGCCGCTCAACCCAGTCAAAGTCAGCTGCCTCAGAG AGTTTATCCGGATGCACTGTGCCTCAAACCCAGACTGGTGGATGCCCTCAGAGGAGCAGATCAACAAAGTGTTCAGCGACGCCGTCGGCCACGCCCGCCAGGGCCGGGCGGTAGGTACGTTCCTGGgtagcagcggcagcagcaccagcagcctCTACATGGACGGCTTCGAAGGACATCTGTCGCAGGATGAGCTGTTTCTGAAAGGCTGCCAGAACGGCCAGTCGGACTGA